The sequence TCTTGAAGATCTTGACCTTGTCGTGACGTCCTTGCGAAAGCACGGTGGCTTTCACGGTGGCACCTTCAATCACGGGCGTGCCGATTTTCACCGACTCGCCTTCGCCGACCATCAGAATCTGGTCGAGTGTGATTTCCGAGCCCACGTCTGCCGGCATCTGTTCTACTTTGATCTTTTGGCCGGCAGACACGCGATACTGCTTGCCCCCGGTTTTTATGACCGCATACATGGTGTAGCTCCAGTTAATCGGAATTGCGCGAAAACCCGGCATTTTACGAGTGAGCCGTTGTTTTGTCAAAGATTTTCTGGCGGGTCGGCGAGCGGGGCGAGCGCGTCGATGGCCTGGCGCTCGTGGCGGTAGGTGGCATGGGGGGCGATATCCGCCCACAGGCTGTCGCGTTCGAGCACGTCGATGACCTGCTTCTTCAGACCGCAGAACGCCAGCTGCTGGCCATGGGATGCCAGGTTGGCCACCTCGCGGCGCACGGCGTCGAGACCGGTGGCGTCGATGGCGTTGATGCCCGCTGCCGAGACCAGCACCACCCGGACATCGGGCTGCGCCGTGCGCGCCCAGTTGACCGCCTCGCGAAAGCGCGCGGCATTGACGAAGTGCAGGGGGCCGTCGAAGCGCAGTACCACGAGGTGCGGGTGCGGGTGGGGCAGGCCGAAGCGTTCGAGGTCGCGGTGAGTGCCGTCCTCGTGCAGGCCGAGCAGGGCGATGCGCGGCTTCATGCTGCGCCAGATGAGCAGCGCCAGCGACAGCAGCAAGCCGGTCAGGATGCCGTTCTGGATATTGGGAGCAAAGGCCAGGGTGGCGACGAAGGTGGCGCTGGCGGCGAGGCCGTCGTCGGCGTCGATGCGCCAGGCGCGGATCAGTGCGGCGGGCTGAAACAACCGGCCGACCGCATCGAGGATGACCGCGGCCAGCACCGCCAGCGGTAGATGGTGCAGCCACGGGCCGACGGCCAGGGCGGCCAGCAGCACGGCAAGGGCGCTGACCAGCGAGGCGACGCCGGTGCGTGCGCCGTTGGCCAGGTTCAGCGCCGAGCGCGAAAAGGAGGCGCTGGTGGGCAAGGTGCCGGACGCCGCCGCGCCGAGTTTGGCCAGGCCCTGGCCGATCAGCTCCTGGTTTTCGTTCCATGGCTCGCCGGTTTTCTCGGCGATGAGCTTGGCGCTGCTGGCCGCCTCCAGGAAACTGACCATGGCAAGGACAAAGGCCGCCGGCAGCATGGCCGCGATAAGGTGCCATTCGGGCAGCGTCGGGATCTGCAGGCTGGGGTGCAGCGCGGGCAGGTCGCCAATGACGGTTCCGCCGCCTGCCTCGAAGCCGGTCAGGGCGGACAGGGCGGTGCAGGCGACCACCACCGCGAGCACGCCGGGCAGGCGTGGCACATACCGGCGCAGGGCGATCAGGGCCAGCAAGGCGCCGACGCCCAGGGCGACGGTCGGCAGGTGCGGCGCCGCCATCTGCGCGAGGATGCGCAATGCCTCGTCGACCAGCTGCGGTTCGCGCGGGCCGGCGGCGCCGAGCAGGGCGGGGAGCTGCGAGAAGCAGATCAGCAGCGCGGCGGCGTTGATGAAGGCGGCAAAGACCGGCTGGGAGAGCAGGTTCAGCACCCAGCCCTGGCGCAGTACGCCCAGCCCGAGCTGGATCAGCCCGGCGAGCAGGCCGATGGCGATGGCGAGGGCGAGGTAGGCGTCGCTGCCCATGGCCGCGAGCGGAGCCACGCTGGCGGCAGTGAGCATGCCGGTGAGGGCGACCGGGCCGGTTCGACAGTTGCGGGCAGCTGCCGAAGAGCACACCGATGATCGCCGGCAGCATCGCCGCATACAGACCGTAGTGCGCCGGAAAGCCGGCGAGCTGGGCGTAGGCGAGGGACTGCGGGATGGTCACCAGCGCCACGCTCAGCCCGGCCAGCGCGTCGGCGCGCAGGGCGCCTGGCGAGATGTCGTGGCGCCAGCGCAGAAAGGGGAGCAGTCGGTCGAGGCGACTGGGGGGGGCAGTCATCGAAGGCCGCTCCTTGTGGGTGAGGCCGGCGTCGGGTGGGCCGGCGCTGCCATATTAGCAAAACCGTTTCGGGCCACTGGCGAGGGTCGGGGTTTTCCGTGCTGGCAATTTGGGCGCACTCGGCGTAGGCTGTGAAAAGTTGTCAGACAAGCAGATCAATCCATGCCGCAAATCGCCCGCCTGGCCCGTCCGTCGCAATTGAGCGAGACCGTCTCCAAGACCATTGAGCAATGGATCGTGGATGGCGTGATGGCGCCCGGCGTGAAGCTGCCGACCGAAAAGACCCTGTCGGCCGAGTTCGGGGTGTCGCGGGCGGTGGTGCGCGAGGCGATCTCGCGGCTCAAGGCCGAGGGCTACGTGGCCTCGCGCCAGGGCGCGGGCGCCTTTGTCGAGGCGCGGCCAGGCCAGGCCAGTTTCCGCCTGGGCGAGGCGGCCGATTCGGCCAGTGCCGAAACCACCACTCATGTCTTCGAGCTGCGCTACATCGTCGAAACCGCGGCCGCCGCGCTGGCCGCCAGCCGCCGCACCGACGCCGATCTGGCGCGCATGCGCGAAGCCCTGCTGCGCATGCGCGCAGCGGTGATCGAGGGCGGCGACGGCACGCAGGCGGACGACGACTTCCATGTCGCCATCGCGACCGCCACCGGCAATCCGGCATTGGTGCGCTTCATCCGTTTCGTCGGCCACCAGTTCTTCACCTCGCGGGAGCCGACCTGGAATGCCGAAGGGCATGCCACCGGTCGCGCGGAGGCGGCGCAGGCCGAGCATGAACGCATGTTCGAGGCGATCGCCGCCGGGGATGCGGCCGCCGCGCGTGAGGCGGCGCGAGTTCATATGGTCGAGGCGGCACGCCGCGTCGGCATCGACACAGATCATTGGGATCCGGCGCCGGTGGCGCCATGGGACGAGGAGGCTTTGCCATGACTGCCGCGACGGCACCGTTACCCGAAAACGCCCTGCGAGAGCTTGACTACTCGCAGGTCGATGTCGCCCGCCTGATCGGCGAATTGCGCCAGGCCTTGCCGCCGGTTGCCTTGCTGCATGATCACGAAGACATGCGGCCCTACGAATGCGATGGGCTGAGCATCTACCGCCAGGTGCCGCTGGCCGTGGCCCTGCCCGGCACCGAGGCCGAGGTGGCGGCGGTGCTCAAGATCTGCCACGCCGCCGGCGTGCCGGTGGTGGCGCGCGGCGCGGGCACCGGCCTGTCGGGCGGCGCCCTGCCACATGCGCACGGGGTGCTGCTGTCGCTGGCGCGGATGAACAAGATCCTCGGCATCGACCCGCTGGCGCGCACGGCGGTGGTGCAGCCCGGCGTGCGCAACCTGCGTATCTCGGAGGAGGCGGCCGCCCACGGGTTGTACTACGCGCCCGATCCGTCCTCGCAGATCGCCTGTTCGATCGGTGGCAACGTGGCCGAAAACGCCGGCGGGGTGCATTGCCTCAAGTACGGCCTGACGGTGCATAACGTGCTGCGGGTGCGCGGGGTGACCATCGACGGCGAGGTCGTCGAGATCGGCAATCACGGTCTGGATGCGCCCGGCTACGACCTGCTGGCGCTGATGCACGGCTCGGAGGGGATGCTCGCGGTGGTCACCGAAATCACCGTCAAGCTCACGCCCAAGCCGCAGTTCGCGCAGTGCGTGCTGGCCGCCTTCGACGACGTGATCAAGGCCGGCGAGGCGGTGGCCGGCGTGATCGCCGCCGGCATCATCCCGGCCGGGCTGGAGATGATGGACCAGCCCGCTACGGCCGCGGTCGAGGCCTTCGTGCATGCCGGCTACCCGCTGGATGCGGCGGCCATCCTGCTGTGCGAGTCGGACGGCACCCCCGAGGAGGTGGCCGAGGAAATCGGGCGCATGCAGGCGGTGCTCGAGTCCCACGGGGCGACCGAGATCCGCATCTCCCGTGACGAAGCCGAGCGGCTGCGCTTCTGGGCCGGCCGCAAGGCCGCCTTCCCGGCGGCGGGGCGGATCTCGGCCGACTACTACTGTATGGACGGCACCATCCCGCGCAAGCGCCTGGGCGAGATGCTCACCGCCATCCAGGGCATGGAGAAGACTTACGGCCTGCGCTGCATCAACGTGTTCCATGCCGGCGACGGCAACATGCACCCGCTGATCCTGTTCGATGCCAACGTGCCGGGCGAACTCGAGCGTGCGGAGGAATTCGGCGCCGCCATCCTCGATCTGTCGGTCGACCTGGGCGGCACGATCACCGGCGAGCACGGCGTCGGCATCGAGAAAATCAACCAGATGTGCCGCCAGTTCAGCGTCGATGAGCGCCAGATCTTCTTCCGCGTGAAGGCCGCATTCGACCCGAAAGGGCTGCTCAATCCCGGTAAGGCCATCCCGTCCATGAACCGCTGCGCCGAGTTCGGCCGCATGCACGTGCAGGGCGGGCAGGTGCCGCATCCGGAGATCGAACGGTTCTGATGACCAAGGGCTGGCTCCAGTTCCTGCTGGTCGCTGTACCGGTATTGGGGCTGATTGGCGCCTGGGCGACTTTGCGCGCCTGGCCAAAAGAGGGGCGCGACGCGCGCGAGAAGGACGAGGGCAAGTGATGACAGACATGGAACAGGGCTGGGCCGAGCAGATCCGGCAGGCGGCCGCGAACAACACCGCGCTGCGCATTCGAGGCAGCGGCAGCAAGGACTTCTACGGCCAGCAACTGGTGGGCGAGGTGCTCGACACCCGTGCCCATCGCGGCGTGATCGCCTACGAGCCGACCGAACTGGTGGTCAAGGTGCGGGCTGGTACGCCGCTGGCCGAGCTCGAAGCCTCGCTGGCCGCCGATGGCCAGATGCTTGGCTTCGAACCGCCGCATTTCGGTCCCGACGCCACCGTTGGCGGCTGTGTCGCGGCCGGCCTGTCGGGGCCGCGCCGGGCGAGTGCCGGTTCGGTGCGGGACTTCATGCTCGGGGTGACGCTGCTCGACGGCCGTGGCAAGCGCCTGCATTTTGGCGGCGAGGTGATGAAGAACGTCGCCGGCTACGACGTGGCCCGGCTGATGACCGGCAGCCTCGGCACGCTGGGCCTGCTGCTCGATGTGTCGATCAAGGTGTTGCCGCTGCCGGTGGCCGAGGCCACGCTGCGCTTCGAGATGGATGCGGTCGCGGCGGTGACGCAGATGAACACCTGGGGCGGCCAGCCTCTGCCGGTGTCGGCCTCCAGCTGGGTCGGCGGCGTGCTCACCCTGCGCCTGTCCGGCGCCGAGGCCGCGGTGAGCGCCGCGTGCCAGCGCCTCGGTGGCGAGCGCTTGAGCGACGAGGCCGCGCGCACCCACTGGCAGGGGCTGCGCGAGCAGAGCCATGGCTTCTTTGGCGGCGAAGCGCCGCTGTGGCGTCTGTCGGTGCCGTCGGTGGCCGAGGCCACCGGTCTGGCCGGCTCGCAGCTGATCGAGTGGGGCGGCGCCCAGCGCTGGGTACGCACCGAACAGGACGCGGCCAGCGTGCGTGCCCGCGCCGACGCGCTCAAGGGCCACGCCACCTTGTTCCGCGGGGCCGACAAGTCGGCCGGCGCCTTCCACCCCCTGCCGCCGGCGCTGCGCACCATCCATCAACGCCTCAAGCACAGCTTCGATCCGGACGGGGTATTTGGCCCGGGCCGGCTCTACGAAGGACTCTGAGCCATGCAGACTCAACTCGCTGATTTCATCAAGGACACCGACGCCGGCCGCGAGGCCGACGCCATCTTGCGCAACTGTGTGCACTGCGGTTTCTGCACCGCCACCTGTCCGACCTACCAGTTGCTCGGCGACGAGCTGGACGGCCCGCGCGGGCGCATCTACCTGATCAAGCAGATGCTCGAAGGCCAGCCGGTGACCGAAAAGACCCGCCTGCACCTCGATCGCTGCCTGACCTGCCGCGCCTGCGAAACCACCTGTCCGTCGGGGGTGGCCTATGGCCGGCTGGTGGACCTGGGCCGGGTGATTGTCGAGCAGAAGGTGCCGCGCACCGGCACCGACAAGGCCGTGCGCTGGCTGCTGCGCGAGTTCGTGCCGCGGCCGCGGCTGTTCGGCGCGGCGATGGCCATGGGCCGCCTGGCCCGGCCGCTGCTGCCCAAGGTGATTGCCGACAAGGTGCCGGTGGCCACGCCCGCCGGGCGCTGGCCCGAGGCGCGTCACGCCCGCAAGATGCTGTCGCTGGCCGGCTGCGCCCAGCCGGCGATGGCGCCGTCGATCAATGCCGCCACGGCGCGGGTGCTCGACGCGGTCGGCATTTCGCTGGTCCAGCTTGGCGGCACCGGCTGCTGTGGCGCGGTGCGCCACCACCTCAACGACCATGCCGGTGGCAAGGACGACGCGCGCCGCAACATCGACACCTGGTGGCCGATGATCGAGGCCGGCGAGATCGAGGCGATCGTCATGACCGCCTCGGGCTGCGGCGTACAGGTCAAGGACTACGGCCATTTCCTGGCTTCGGACCCGGCCTATGCGGCCAAGGCGGCACGGGTGTCGGAGCTGACCCGCGATGTGGCCGAGATCGTGGCCGATGAGCTCGACGCGCTCAAGGCCTGCCTGCCGGCGCCGCCCGAGACGCTCACGCCGCTGGCCTTTCATGCGCCATGCACCCTGCAGCACGGCCTGAAGGTCAGGGGCAAGGTCGAGGCGATCATGGCCGCGGCGGGCTATGCGCCCACGCCGGTGAAGGATGCCCACCTGTGCTGCGGCTCGGCAGGCACCTACTCGCTGCTGCAACCGGCGTTGTCGAAAACCCTGCGTGACAACAAGCTGGCGGCCTTGCAGGCCGGCGGCGCCAAGCGCATCGCCTCGGCCAACATCGGCTGCATCACCCACCTGCAGACGGGCACCGACACGCCGGTGCAGCACTGGGTGGAACTGGTCGATGCGCGCCTGATGTCGCGCTGACCCGTCGCTGCCGGGTGTGACATAGCACACGCCCGGCAGCGCAAAACGCTCAAGACGGCGCGCCCCGCGCCGTTACAGCGGGGCATGAAGCTCGTCTCTGCGTCCTCGCGCCCGGCTGGCGCCGCTTGTCCAGTGGCGGCAGGAGCGCGTCCATGCGCTGCGTGACGCCCCTAGCCGTTGTTGCCGATCAGCATGCTCGCTTCGGCCTCGGCGACGACCTCGCCGGCCTGGTTGGTACACACCCCGCTGAGCACCACAATGCCCGCATCATGCTTTGGCTTGGGGGTCAGCTCGGTGACCGTCCAGGCGATGGTGAGCGTGTCGCCGGCGCGCACCGGCGCCTTGAAGCGCGAGGTGTGCTCCAGGTAGGCGTGGGCCGTCCCGTGAAACAGCATCCCCAGTGCCGCCGCCATGAACGAGGTGGTCAGGTAGCCGTGGGCAATGCGCCCGCCAAAACGGCTGCCCTCGGCCATGGTCTGGTTGACATGCAGGGGGTTGAAATCGCCGAACAGGCCGGCGCCGAGGACGAGATGGGTTTCCGTGAGGGTCATGCTGCTTTCGAAGCAGGTGCCGACCGAAACTTCGTTGAATCCGCGACCAAGTTGCATGGCGTATGTATTCCGGTAGATGCGAGTTGGGAGTCGACACGTTACCATGCGTTTCCGCCGCGCCGCGGTCGAACAAGAACAAGGCCCGATGCGGGCTGCCACCGAATTGAAGAGCACGGCACTTTCTATGGCACTGAAGGTTGAAACCTGCGTCGCCCGTCACCAGGGCGATCGCGTCGAACAACAGGATCGCGTGTCGATCTTCGGTCACCCGGACCGCCCCGGCATGATGATGGCCGTCCTCGCCGACGGCATGGGCGGCCACACCGGTGGGGCGATGGCGGCCGAGCAGGTGCTGCTCAAGGCGAAGCAGAACTTCGAGGCCTTCGCGCCGCGTGAAGAGACGCCGGAGATGCTGTTGACCAGCATCGTCCACGAGAGCCACCTGGTGATCAAGCTGACCCGCTTCACCAGCGAGCAGGATCCGCACAGCACCGCGGTGGCCTTCCTCCTGCAGCCGGATCGCGCCGACTGGGTGCATTGCGGCGATTCACGCTTCTACCACTACCGTGGCGACCAGCTGGTGTACCGCAGCCCCGACCATTCGCTGGTGGGCGAGTTGCAGCGCAAGGGGCGGCTCAACGAGGCCGGCGCCCTGACCCATCCGCACCGCAACGTGCTGCTCTCCTGCCTCGGCAGCGAGCGTGAGCCGCGGGTCGATCTGGGCGGCGTGGCGCCGCTGGTGGGCGGTGACAACTTCCTGCTGTGCTCGGACGGGGTGTGGGCCTACTTCACCGATCAGGAGATCGGCGCCATCCTGGCCACCATGAATGCGCGCGATGCCTGCCAGGCGCTGATCTCGCAGGCGCGCGAACGCGCCAAGGGCGAGGGCGACAACCTGTCGCTGGCGGTGGTGCGGCTGATCGACGTGGCCCCCGAGCTGCCGGCGTCGGGGCGGCTGCACTGACGCGGCTTACTCGCCCCTGGCATTGAGCCACTTGCGCCGCCAGAAAATGGTGGCCAGCACGGTGGCGGTGACGGCCATCAGGCTGATCGCCAGCCAGAAGCCGTCGTGGACATCGCGCCAGGGCATGTCCTGGAAGTTCATGCCGAAGATGCCGGCGATCAGTGATGCGGGCAGGAACAGCGTGGTCAGCACCGCCAGGATGCGCACTTCGAGGTTCAGCCGGTTGCTGACGCTCGACAGGTAGATCTCGAGCGCACCGCCGAGCACATCACGCAGGCTCTCGAGCCCTTCCTGGATGTGCATGGTGTGGTCGAGCACGTCCCGCAAATAGGGCCGGACATCATTGCCGAAGTACGGACTCTCCCCCCGGCTGAGCGTCATCAGTACTTCACGCAAGGGGGTGATCGCGCGGCGGATGGTCTGCACCTCGTGACGCAAGGCGTTGATGGTGCGCAGCACCGTCGGGGACGGGTGCGCGAGCACGGCGTCTTCGACCGGCGCGGCCGCTGCGTCGAGGTGCTCGACGACCACGAAGTAGCGGTCGACGATGCTGTCGATCAGGGCGTGGGCCAGGTGGTCGATCGACTTGTTGCGCAGCGGGGTGCCGGCGGCGCGCAGGCGCTCGCGGACCGGCTCGAAGACGCCGGTCGAGCGCTCCTGGAACGACAGCACGAAGTTGCGCCCCAGCACCAGGCTGATCTGGTCCGACTCCAGCGTCTGGCTGGCGTCGTCCCAGGCGAACAGCCGCATCACGCAGAACAGCACGTTGCCATAGTCCTCGACCTTGGCGCGCTGCTCGGTGTTGAGGATGTCTTCGAGAATCAGCGGATGCAGGTTGAACTGCTTGCCGAGCCGGCTGAGCAGCGCGGTGTCGTGCAGGCCGCGGATGTCCAGCCAGGTGTAATCGTGCGGGCCGGGGCTGGCCGCGTCGAACTGGCTCGACGACAGCACCTGCTCGGTGCATTCGGCCGCGTTGTAGCTGATCGAGCTGAGCGTGGTCTGTGCCGAGCGCAGCTCGCCGACATGCACCAGGGCGCCAGGCGGCAGGCCGGCCTTACGGCTTCGGGAGGCGGCGCGTTTCTTTTTCATCGGGACGCTGTCCTTGGTGTTCGGGCGTGTTACGGTCGCAGTGACAGGTTTTACCATGCCGGGTGATTCAGTATGATGCCTGTTACGGGGAGCAGTCGCCCATCATGCCGGCCCGCGATTGGGAGAGGTGCCGAAGCAGAAGATGACCACCCGACGGTTTGATATCCACTGCAGACAGGGAGTGTTACATGCCACTGGTGATTGGTGTAGCGGCGGAGACGACGCCTGGAGAGCGACGGCTCTCGGTCGTTCCGGACGTGGTCAAGAAGTATCTGGCGCTGGGCGCCGAGGTCGTCATGCAGAAGGGCGCGGGCTTGCCGGCGCATTTCCGCGACGAGGCATTCGAGTCGGTGACCTGGGTCGATGAGGACGTCGATGTCTGCGCCGCAGCCGACATCCTGCTCGGCGTGCAGCCGCCATCGCTCAAGCGTATCGGCAAGCTCAAGCCGGGCGCCGTGGTGCTCGGCTTCCTGCAACCGTGGTTCGACGCCAAGCGCGCCGAGCGCCTGATGGAACGCAACATCACGTCGTTTGCGCTCGAACTGCTGCCGCGTATTTCCCGCTCGCAGAGCATGGACGGGCTGTCCTCGCAGGCGGCGGTGGCCGGCTACGAGTGTGCGCTGATCGCCGCCGACCACTCGCCCAAGTTCTTCCCCATGCTCACCTACGCGGCGGGCACCATCCGCCCGGCCAAGGTGCTGGTGATCGGTGCCGGTGTGGCGGGCCTGCAGGCCATTGCCACCGCACGGCGTATCGGCGCCATGGTCGAAGCCTACGATGTGCGTCCCGAGACCCGCGAGCAGATCGAATCGCTCGGTGCCAAATTTGTCGACACCGGTGTGTCGGCGGCCGGCCTGGGCGGCTATGCCCGTGAGCTGACCGACGAAGAAAAGGCCAAGCAGGCCGAGAAACTCGCCAAGGCGGTGTCCCAGTGCGACGCGCTGATCACCACCGCGGCCATCCCCGGCAAGAAGGCGCCGGTGATCATCACCGCCGCCATGGTCGCCGGCATGAAGCCGGGTGCCGTGGTGGTCGACATGGCCGCCGAGAGCGGCGGCAACGTCGAGGGCACGGTGGCCGGTGAGAAGACCTGGGTCAATGACGTGCTCATCGTCGGCCCGACCCACATCACCAGCCGCATGCCGGTGCATGCCTCCGAGATGTACGCCAAGAACCTGTTCAACTTCATCAGCCCCTTCATCAAGGACGGGGTGCTGACGATGGACTGGGACGACGAAGTGATGGCCGGCTGCTGCCTCACCCACGAAGGGCAACTGCGTCACGCGGGTGTCAAACAGATTCTCGGCCTGTAACCGGAGGGTACGATCATGGAAGGCATTGTTTACCTGTACGTTTTCGTGCTGGCGGCGTTTACCGGCTACGAAGTCATCTCGCGTGTGCCGGTGATCCTGCACACCCCGCTGATGTCCGGCTCCAACTTCATCCACGGTGTGGTGCTGATCGGCGCCATGGTGGTGATGGGGCATGCGGACCCCGACAGCCCCTTGCAACTGACCCTCGGCTTCTTCGCCGTGCTGCTCGGCGCGGCCAACGCCGCCGGCGGCTATGTGGTGACCGAACGCATGCTCGCGATGTTCAAGGCCGGCAAGAAGAAGGGGGCCGAATAATGAAGGGCTTCATTGATATTTCCTATGTTGCCGTGGCCGTGGTGTTCATCCTCGGCCTGAAGGCGATGAGCTCCCCGGCGACGGCCCGCAAAGGCATCGTCTGGGCCGGTTGGGCGATGATCGCCGCCACCCTGGTCACGCTGTTCTGGCCGGGCATGCAGAACTTCGCGCTGATGATCGTCGCCATGGTCATTGGCGGCTCGCTGGCCTGGTGGTCGGGCAAGAACGTGGCCATGACCGACATGCCGCAGATGGTTGCCATCTACAACGGCATGGGCGGTGGTGCGGCGGCGGCGATTGCGGCCGTGGAGTTCGCCCGTGGCGAGATGCATGGCGGCATGGTGGCCTTCCTGGCGGTGCTCGGCGCGCTGATCGGCTCGGTCGCCTTCTCCGGCTCCTGCGTGGCCTACGCCAAGCTGCAGGGCATCATGAAGAAGGCTTACCGCTTCCCCGCGCAGAACCAGCTCAACGTTGGTCTGGCTGCGGTGGTCGCCATCCTCGGCCTGGCCATCGCCACGGCCGAGCATCCGGGCGGCTGGGCGATCGTGCTGTTCTTCGTGCTGTCGCTGGCGCTGGGGGTGATCGTCACCAGCCCGATCGGCGGTGCTGACATGCCGGTGGTGATCTCGCTGCTCAACGCCTTCACCGGCCTGGCCGTGGGCTTCGAGGGCTATGTGCTGGGCAATCCGGCGCTGGTGGTGGCCGGCATCGTGGTCGGCGCCTCGGGCACCTTGCTCACCCAGTTGATGGCCAAGGCCATGAACCGGCCGATCACCAATGTGCTGTTCACGCCGATCACCGGCGAGGCGCAGGGCGGTGAGGCCATCGAGGGCAGCATGCGCGAAATGGGTGCCCTCGATGCTGCGGCCACCATGCGCTACGCCAACAAGGTCATCATCGTGCCGGGTTACGGCATGGCGGTGGCCGGTGCGCAGCACAAGGTGTGGGAAATGAGCCAGCTGCTCGAAGAGGCTGGCGTCGAGGTGGTGTTCGCCATCCACCCGGTGGCCGGGCGCATGCCGGGGCACATGAACGTGCTGCTGGCCGAGGCCGGCGTGCCCTACGACAAGATCTTCGACCTGGAGGAGGTCAACGCCGACTTCGCGCTGTCCGATGTCGCGCTGGTGATCGGCGCCAACGACG comes from Denitromonas sp. and encodes:
- a CDS encoding NAD(P) transhydrogenase subunit alpha is translated as MPLVIGVAAETTPGERRLSVVPDVVKKYLALGAEVVMQKGAGLPAHFRDEAFESVTWVDEDVDVCAAADILLGVQPPSLKRIGKLKPGAVVLGFLQPWFDAKRAERLMERNITSFALELLPRISRSQSMDGLSSQAAVAGYECALIAADHSPKFFPMLTYAAGTIRPAKVLVIGAGVAGLQAIATARRIGAMVEAYDVRPETREQIESLGAKFVDTGVSAAGLGGYARELTDEEKAKQAEKLAKAVSQCDALITTAAIPGKKAPVIITAAMVAGMKPGAVVVDMAAESGGNVEGTVAGEKTWVNDVLIVGPTHITSRMPVHASEMYAKNLFNFISPFIKDGVLTMDWDDEVMAGCCLTHEGQLRHAGVKQILGL
- a CDS encoding NAD(P) transhydrogenase subunit alpha, yielding MEGIVYLYVFVLAAFTGYEVISRVPVILHTPLMSGSNFIHGVVLIGAMVVMGHADPDSPLQLTLGFFAVLLGAANAAGGYVVTERMLAMFKAGKKKGAE
- a CDS encoding NAD(P)(+) transhydrogenase (Re/Si-specific) subunit beta; translation: MKGFIDISYVAVAVVFILGLKAMSSPATARKGIVWAGWAMIAATLVTLFWPGMQNFALMIVAMVIGGSLAWWSGKNVAMTDMPQMVAIYNGMGGGAAAAIAAVEFARGEMHGGMVAFLAVLGALIGSVAFSGSCVAYAKLQGIMKKAYRFPAQNQLNVGLAAVVAILGLAIATAEHPGGWAIVLFFVLSLALGVIVTSPIGGADMPVVISLLNAFTGLAVGFEGYVLGNPALVVAGIVVGASGTLLTQLMAKAMNRPITNVLFTPITGEAQGGEAIEGSMREMGALDAAATMRYANKVIIVPGYGMAVAGAQHKVWEMSQLLEEAGVEVVFAIHPVAGRMPGHMNVLLAEAGVPYDKIFDLEEVNADFALSDVALVIGANDVVNPTARTDKSSPIYGMPILNADQAQNVIVIKRGKGAGYSGIENALFYKDNCRMLYGSAQEAVGEIIGHVKSMDA